One region of Jeotgalibacillus aurantiacus genomic DNA includes:
- the tsaE gene encoding tRNA (adenosine(37)-N6)-threonylcarbamoyltransferase complex ATPase subunit type 1 TsaE → MNKHEWHSSSPGETAAFAERLGSLLQKGDVLTLEGDLGAGKTTFTKGLAKGLEITRTVNSPTFTIMKEYQGRLPLYHMDVYRVEDEFEDLGFDEYFNGDGVCVVEWAHLIQEQLPEERLDLSIYYVENDSRRFELVPRGSRYEALCEEILR, encoded by the coding sequence ATGAATAAGCATGAATGGCATTCATCTTCCCCGGGGGAAACGGCTGCTTTTGCAGAAAGGCTCGGCTCTCTTTTACAAAAGGGGGATGTGCTGACGCTTGAGGGTGACCTTGGGGCTGGTAAGACGACATTTACGAAAGGCCTTGCAAAGGGGCTTGAGATTACACGCACGGTGAATAGCCCGACGTTTACGATTATGAAGGAGTATCAGGGCAGATTGCCTCTGTATCATATGGATGTGTACCGTGTTGAGGATGAGTTTGAGGATCTTGGCTTTGATGAGTATTTTAATGGAGATGGTGTGTGTGTGGTTGAGTGGGCACACCTGATTCAGGAGCAGCTTCCTGAGGAGCGTCTGGATCTTTCCATTTATTATGTTGAGAACGACTCAAGAAGGTTTGAGCTTGTGCCAAGAGGCAGCCGGTATGAGGCGTTATGTGAGGAGATTTTACGATGA
- the tsaB gene encoding tRNA (adenosine(37)-N6)-threonylcarbamoyltransferase complex dimerization subunit type 1 TsaB, protein MIVLAIDTSNQPLSLAVVKDDEVMGELTLNIKRNHSIQAMTAVESLLATLDLSADQIERIVVAKGPGSYTGVRIGVTLAKTLAWSLKIPLVGVSSLLSLAWPGKQFDGIVSPIMNARRGRVYTGLYTFDETWMELEEDRNVSMEEWLDLLADREEAVLFCGADVDVFWEQIQARLGDRAKRVSASEEVPRMAEMAIYASELADEDVHEFVPNYIRMAEAEANWLKEQEKNNG, encoded by the coding sequence ATGATTGTACTGGCAATTGATACGTCAAACCAGCCGTTGTCGCTTGCAGTAGTAAAAGACGACGAGGTAATGGGAGAGCTGACGTTAAATATAAAAAGAAATCATTCGATTCAGGCGATGACTGCTGTAGAATCATTGCTGGCCACATTGGATCTTTCTGCAGATCAGATTGAGCGCATTGTTGTGGCAAAAGGTCCTGGATCTTATACAGGTGTAAGAATTGGGGTCACGCTTGCTAAAACACTGGCCTGGTCTTTGAAGATTCCTTTGGTTGGCGTTTCAAGTCTGCTGAGTCTGGCGTGGCCGGGTAAGCAGTTTGACGGCATTGTTTCTCCGATTATGAATGCGCGAAGAGGACGTGTTTATACAGGGCTTTATACGTTTGATGAAACGTGGATGGAGCTTGAAGAGGACCGGAATGTGTCGATGGAGGAATGGCTTGATCTTTTAGCGGATAGGGAAGAAGCTGTGTTATTCTGCGGTGCAGATGTGGATGTATTCTGGGAGCAGATTCAGGCGCGTTTAGGGGACAGAGCGAAGCGTGTGTCTGCATCGGAGGAAGTGCCGCGTATGGCTGAGATGGCGATTTATGCATCTGAGCTTGCTGATGAGGACGTGCACGAGTTTGTGCCGAATTATATCCGTATGGCTGAGGCTGAGGCGAACTGGCTGAAAGAGCAGGAAAAGAATAATGGCTGA
- the rimI gene encoding ribosomal protein S18-alanine N-acetyltransferase codes for MADVGFRWMTTADIDAVLKVEEASFSSPWSREAFENEMTINQFAKYLLLEVDGEVAGYCGVWLIMDEAHITNVAVVPELRGQKLGEKMMRQIMDILKESGATLLTLEVRVSNEIAQSLYRKLGFSNGGIRRNYYSDNGEDAQVMWVNLNDE; via the coding sequence ATGGCTGACGTCGGGTTTCGGTGGATGACGACCGCTGATATTGACGCGGTGTTAAAAGTGGAGGAAGCTTCATTTTCCTCTCCATGGAGTCGTGAGGCGTTTGAAAATGAAATGACGATTAATCAGTTTGCGAAGTATTTGCTGCTTGAAGTCGATGGGGAAGTGGCTGGCTACTGTGGTGTGTGGCTCATTATGGATGAGGCACATATTACGAATGTGGCGGTTGTTCCTGAGCTTCGCGGGCAAAAGCTTGGCGAGAAGATGATGCGGCAGATCATGGATATTTTAAAGGAATCGGGTGCGACATTACTGACGCTTGAAGTGAGGGTGAGTAATGAGATTGCCCAGTCGTTATATAGAAAGCTTGGATTTTCAAATGGTGGAATCCGCAGAAATTATTACTCTGATAACGGAGAGGATGCACAGGTCATGTGGGTGAATTTAAATGACGAATAA
- the tsaD gene encoding tRNA (adenosine(37)-N6)-threonylcarbamoyltransferase complex transferase subunit TsaD — protein MTNKTMILGIETSCDETAAAVIRGGNEIVSSVISSQIESHKRFGGVVPEIASRHHVEQMTLVVEEALEQASCSMDDIDAIAVTEGPGLVGALIIGVNTAKALAFAHQKPLVGVHHIAGHIYANRLVTEMQFPLLSLVVSGGHTELVLMRDHGSFEVIGETRDDAAGEAYDKVARTIGLPYPGGPHIDRLAHEGTPSIKLPRAWLEEGSYDFSFSGLKSAVINTLHNAEQRGEEIDVKDLAASFQDSVIDVLTEKTKRAAQEYGVKQVLLAGGVAANKGLRSRLTEMFDKMDGVELVIPPLSLCTDNAAMIAAAGAVHFEQGRRSSLGMNANPGLELK, from the coding sequence ATGACGAATAAAACGATGATTTTAGGCATTGAGACGAGCTGTGATGAGACGGCTGCTGCCGTGATTCGCGGGGGAAATGAGATTGTCTCCTCTGTGATCTCCTCTCAGATTGAGAGCCATAAACGTTTTGGCGGAGTCGTTCCGGAAATCGCTTCAAGGCATCATGTCGAGCAGATGACGCTTGTCGTGGAAGAGGCTCTTGAGCAGGCTTCGTGTTCAATGGATGACATTGATGCAATTGCTGTAACAGAAGGTCCAGGTCTTGTTGGTGCGCTTATTATTGGTGTGAATACTGCGAAGGCTTTGGCTTTTGCTCATCAGAAGCCGCTTGTAGGGGTGCATCATATTGCGGGTCATATTTATGCGAACCGTCTTGTGACAGAGATGCAGTTTCCTCTGTTATCACTTGTTGTGTCAGGGGGACATACGGAGCTTGTGCTGATGCGTGATCACGGTTCGTTTGAAGTGATTGGTGAAACGCGTGATGATGCTGCTGGTGAGGCGTATGATAAAGTGGCGCGGACGATTGGCCTGCCTTATCCTGGTGGCCCTCATATTGACCGGCTAGCGCATGAAGGAACACCATCCATTAAGCTGCCGCGTGCATGGCTTGAGGAAGGTTCGTATGACTTCAGCTTCAGCGGTTTGAAGTCTGCCGTGATTAATACGCTTCATAATGCGGAGCAGCGCGGGGAAGAAATTGATGTGAAGGATCTGGCAGCAAGCTTTCAGGATAGTGTCATTGACGTGCTGACGGAAAAAACAAAACGTGCAGCGCAGGAATATGGCGTGAAGCAGGTGCTGTTAGCCGGTGGTGTGGCAGCCAATAAAGGACTGCGCAGCCGTTTAACGGAGATGTTTGATAAGATGGATGGCGTGGAGCTTGTGATTCCACCACTCTCTTTATGTACGGATAACGCAGCCATGATCGCTGCAGCCGGAGCGGTTCATTTCGAGCAGGGACGACGTTCATCATTAGGAATGAATGCAAACCCGGGTCTTGAGTTAAAATAA
- a CDS encoding MFS transporter — protein MNKGLSDSDIQAYIDDPAKKEALYKKTLWIVVLSQIFGGAGLAAGITVGALLANDLLGTEGYAGLPIGLLTFGSAMAAYTVGRSSQRFGRRLGLSGGFLTGGLGAIGVISAAAFENIPLLFLSFLIYGAGTASNLQARYAGTDLAGKDQRAKAVSIALVSTTFGAVAGPNLVGVMGEFAVMVGVPALAGPFILAAAAYVLAGIVLFLFLKPDPLLVAEKIAAVEKASIDPAHSGDVLQYNRRGVVIGAAVMVTAQIVMVAVMTMTPVHMGAHGHGLEAVGLVISLHIAAMYLPSLVTGVLVDRVGRGKMAIAAGVTLLLAGLGGALAPGESLFWMVVALVLLGLGWNFGLISGTSMLVDSTEPAVRAKTQGAVDVLVALSGAAGGILSGMVVAGTSYAFLSIAGGILALLLLPAVYWMNRGSVHGIELGK, from the coding sequence ATGAACAAGGGTTTAAGTGATTCAGATATACAGGCTTACATAGATGACCCGGCGAAAAAAGAGGCTTTGTATAAAAAGACGCTCTGGATTGTGGTGTTATCTCAGATTTTTGGTGGAGCGGGGCTTGCAGCGGGTATTACGGTTGGTGCACTGCTCGCGAATGATCTGCTTGGAACAGAGGGATATGCGGGCCTTCCGATCGGGCTGTTAACGTTTGGCTCTGCGATGGCTGCTTATACAGTCGGGCGTTCTTCGCAGCGGTTTGGCAGGCGTCTCGGGTTATCGGGTGGTTTTTTGACTGGTGGATTAGGCGCGATTGGGGTTATTTCTGCTGCCGCTTTTGAAAATATACCGCTGTTATTTTTATCGTTCTTAATTTATGGAGCTGGAACGGCTTCGAACCTTCAGGCGAGGTATGCCGGAACGGATCTTGCCGGAAAGGATCAGCGCGCGAAAGCGGTCAGTATTGCCCTTGTCTCGACAACGTTTGGTGCGGTTGCGGGACCGAATCTAGTGGGCGTGATGGGGGAGTTCGCGGTCATGGTGGGTGTTCCAGCACTTGCAGGTCCGTTTATTTTAGCTGCTGCTGCCTATGTGCTTGCAGGGATCGTGTTGTTTTTGTTTTTAAAGCCGGATCCACTTTTAGTCGCGGAGAAAATAGCTGCGGTTGAAAAAGCTTCTATTGATCCTGCGCATTCTGGTGATGTACTTCAATATAACCGTCGAGGTGTGGTGATTGGTGCTGCGGTGATGGTGACGGCCCAGATTGTCATGGTGGCTGTGATGACGATGACGCCGGTTCATATGGGAGCGCATGGTCATGGATTAGAGGCTGTGGGGCTTGTGATCAGCCTTCATATTGCTGCGATGTATTTACCATCTCTTGTGACGGGTGTGCTTGTAGACAGGGTTGGACGAGGTAAGATGGCGATCGCTGCGGGCGTAACGCTTTTGCTGGCCGGGCTTGGTGGTGCGCTTGCTCCTGGAGAATCCTTGTTTTGGATGGTTGTGGCGCTGGTTCTTCTTGGGCTGGGGTGGAATTTTGGCTTAATCAGCGGGACGTCAATGCTTGTTGATTCAACGGAACCTGCTGTACGAGCGAAGACACAGGGAGCAGTAGATGTACTGGTCGCGTTGTCCGGAGCGGCAGGAGGAATTCTTTCAGGGATGGTCGTCGCAGGGACGAGTTATGCGTTTTTGTCGATTGCTGGAGGAATATTAGCATTACTGTTGCTTCCTGCAGTTTATTGGATGAACAGAGGATCTGTTCACGGGATTGAATTGGGAAAGTGA
- a CDS encoding ABC-F family ATP-binding cassette domain-containing protein, whose product MILLQVNGLSKSFGAEEILSNIKLEVQTKDRIALVGRNGAGKSTLLKMIAGQLSYDSGDINKPKEVTIGYLEQHSGLESELSIWDEMLSVFDHLKDMEKKLRSAEQQMADPAVYENEERYSRLMKEYDELQVRFKDFGGYQYEADIRTVLHGLRFQSFDYDTPISTLSGGQKTRLALGKLLLTKPDVMILDEPTNHLDIDTLAWLETYLQGYPGAILIVSHDRYFLDKIVNQVVELSRHRSKKFHGNYSKYLEQKALDYEREMKEYEKQQEEIAKMEDFIARNLVRASTTKQAQSRRKKLERMEKMDRPRGDEKSASFGFAIDRQSGNDVLKLQDLSVGYDEAVSRNINASVTREDSIALIGPNGVGKSTLLKTIVKKLPALAGAIQYGSNVSIGYYDQQQAELHSNKTVLGELWDDYPMKNEKDIRTVLGNFLFSGDDVLKPVATLSGGEKARLALAKLMMQRSNLLILDEPTNHLDLDSKEILENALIDYPGTILFVSHDRYFINRLATKVLELSPDGSTEYLGDYDYYIEKKTEQEELAAFEERERAAKQPASANTKASDKSSFALDKEKQKAERKKRRRLEEIELLITELEGTIEEHENLLCEPDIFQDHERVMESNQAIEQAKSDMDQLLEEWAELEEELAE is encoded by the coding sequence ATGATTTTACTGCAGGTGAACGGTCTCTCCAAGTCCTTCGGGGCTGAGGAGATTCTGTCTAATATAAAACTCGAGGTCCAGACTAAGGACCGCATCGCCCTCGTTGGCCGTAACGGCGCGGGGAAATCTACGCTTTTAAAAATGATCGCCGGACAGCTTTCGTATGATTCCGGTGATATTAATAAACCGAAGGAAGTCACGATCGGCTACCTTGAACAGCACTCAGGACTTGAATCTGAGCTTTCCATCTGGGATGAAATGCTGAGCGTATTTGACCATCTAAAGGATATGGAAAAAAAGCTTCGCAGTGCAGAACAGCAGATGGCTGATCCCGCTGTGTATGAAAACGAGGAACGCTACAGCCGTTTAATGAAGGAATACGATGAACTCCAAGTGCGATTTAAGGATTTCGGCGGCTATCAATATGAAGCGGATATCCGGACCGTACTTCACGGACTGCGTTTCCAGTCCTTCGATTACGATACACCTATTTCAACACTGAGTGGCGGGCAGAAAACCCGTCTCGCACTTGGTAAGCTTCTTTTAACGAAGCCTGACGTGATGATTCTCGATGAGCCGACCAACCATCTCGACATCGACACGCTTGCCTGGCTTGAAACGTATTTGCAGGGCTACCCGGGTGCGATTCTCATCGTATCCCACGACCGCTATTTCCTTGATAAGATCGTTAACCAGGTCGTTGAGCTGTCGCGTCACCGTTCGAAAAAATTCCACGGGAACTACAGCAAATATTTAGAACAGAAAGCACTCGACTACGAACGCGAAATGAAGGAATACGAAAAGCAGCAGGAAGAAATCGCCAAGATGGAAGACTTCATCGCGCGAAATCTCGTACGGGCCTCCACCACCAAGCAGGCACAGAGCCGCCGCAAAAAGCTTGAACGCATGGAAAAAATGGACCGTCCGCGCGGTGACGAAAAATCAGCCAGCTTCGGATTCGCCATCGACCGCCAAAGCGGCAACGACGTTCTGAAGCTGCAGGACCTGTCTGTCGGCTATGATGAAGCCGTTTCGCGCAACATCAACGCATCTGTCACCCGTGAAGACAGCATCGCTCTGATCGGTCCAAACGGTGTCGGGAAATCAACTTTACTGAAGACGATTGTGAAAAAACTGCCCGCACTAGCAGGCGCCATTCAGTACGGCTCAAACGTCAGCATCGGCTACTACGACCAGCAGCAGGCCGAGCTTCATTCCAATAAAACCGTATTAGGTGAGCTCTGGGATGACTATCCGATGAAAAATGAGAAAGACATCCGTACCGTGTTAGGCAACTTTTTATTCTCAGGAGATGACGTCCTGAAGCCGGTCGCAACCCTGAGCGGTGGAGAAAAAGCACGACTTGCACTTGCCAAGCTCATGATGCAGCGCTCAAACCTGTTAATCCTGGACGAGCCAACCAACCACCTGGATCTCGACAGCAAGGAAATTCTCGAAAACGCACTGATCGATTACCCTGGCACGATCCTGTTCGTCTCGCACGACCGCTATTTCATCAACCGCCTGGCAACCAAAGTACTTGAGCTGTCTCCTGACGGCAGCACCGAATACCTCGGCGACTACGATTACTATATCGAAAAGAAAACAGAGCAGGAAGAACTTGCAGCCTTTGAAGAACGCGAACGCGCAGCCAAACAGCCCGCTTCCGCCAACACAAAGGCATCAGACAAATCCTCCTTCGCACTCGACAAAGAAAAACAAAAAGCCGAACGCAAAAAACGCCGGCGACTCGAAGAAATCGAGCTCCTCATCACCGAGCTCGAAGGCACCATCGAAGAACACGAAAACCTCCTATGTGAGCCCGACATCTTCCAGGACCACGAACGCGTCATGGAATCCAACCAGGCCATCGAACAAGCCAAATCCGACATGGACCAGCTCCTTGAAGAATGGGCAGAATTAGAGGAAGAGTTAGCTGAATAA
- a CDS encoding redox-sensing transcriptional repressor Rex produces MSQEQMKIPQATAKRLPLYYRFLKNLHSSGKQRVSSKELSDAVKVDSATIRRDFSYFGALGKKGYGYNVDYLLSFFRKTLDQDETTKVVLIGVGNLGTAFLHYNFLKNNNTKIEMAFDADPKKAGTSIGEVPVYAMDELEERVQDSDIEVAILTVPAGPAQGITDRLVNLKIKGILNFTPARLTVPEDLRIHHIDLAVELQSLIYFLKNYGTDDVETSQLEDILE; encoded by the coding sequence ATGAGTCAGGAACAGATGAAGATTCCTCAGGCCACAGCCAAACGGCTGCCGCTATACTACCGGTTTTTAAAAAACCTGCATTCATCAGGAAAACAGCGTGTGTCATCGAAGGAATTGAGCGATGCGGTCAAAGTTGATTCTGCAACAATCCGCAGAGATTTTTCGTATTTCGGTGCACTCGGCAAAAAAGGGTACGGCTATAACGTCGATTACCTGTTATCCTTTTTCCGTAAAACGCTTGATCAGGACGAGACGACAAAGGTCGTGCTGATTGGTGTCGGAAATCTTGGAACGGCATTTTTACATTATAATTTCCTGAAAAACAATAATACAAAGATTGAAATGGCGTTTGATGCAGACCCGAAAAAAGCGGGCACATCAATCGGAGAAGTACCGGTATATGCCATGGACGAGCTTGAGGAAAGAGTTCAGGACAGTGACATTGAAGTGGCGATTCTGACAGTGCCAGCAGGTCCGGCACAGGGTATCACCGACCGTCTGGTGAACCTGAAGATTAAGGGAATCCTGAATTTTACCCCGGCAAGACTGACGGTGCCGGAGGATTTACGGATTCACCATATTGATCTTGCGGTGGAGCTTCAGTCACTCATTTATTTCCTGAAAAATTATGGCACAGATGACGTAGAAACGTCACAATTAGAGGACATATTGGAATAG
- a CDS encoding twin-arginine translocase TatA/TatE family subunit, with protein MLPGGISLAVIAIVALLIFGPKKLPELGKAAGSTLREFKDATKGLADDDDDVKKEDKKQ; from the coding sequence ATGCTACCAGGTGGAATCAGCCTTGCCGTAATCGCGATCGTTGCGTTGCTCATTTTTGGCCCTAAGAAGCTTCCGGAACTCGGAAAAGCTGCGGGCAGCACCCTTCGTGAATTCAAAGACGCAACTAAAGGTCTTGCCGATGACGACGATGATGTAAAGAAAGAAGATAAGAAGCAATAA
- the tatC gene encoding twin-arginine translocase subunit TatC, whose product MNEKDMTVHEHINEIRKRLIIVVVFFVFAMVGGFFIAEPLMKFLQSSDEAQKMTLNAFRPTDPVMIYFQIIMFSALILTSPVILYQLWSFVSPGLHERERRVTLSYIPASVFLFLSGLAFAYFILFPFVISFMTNLSNNLEIEQVIGINEFFQFLFQMTIPFGFLFQLPVVMLFITRLGIVTPMFLGKIRKYAYFVLLVIAAFITPPDIFSHMLVTVPLLLLYEISLWIARIGYNKAQKAEAIQREIEEQERRERIDKELAARENSGE is encoded by the coding sequence ATGAATGAAAAAGATATGACCGTCCATGAGCATATAAATGAAATAAGAAAACGACTCATCATTGTAGTCGTTTTCTTTGTCTTTGCAATGGTCGGAGGCTTCTTTATCGCAGAGCCGCTGATGAAGTTTCTTCAGTCCTCTGATGAAGCACAAAAAATGACCCTTAACGCATTCCGGCCAACGGACCCTGTCATGATCTACTTCCAGATCATCATGTTCTCTGCGTTGATCCTGACATCGCCCGTCATCTTATATCAGCTCTGGTCGTTTGTCAGCCCCGGTCTCCACGAGCGGGAGCGGCGCGTGACACTCAGTTATATACCCGCATCCGTCTTCCTGTTTTTATCAGGACTGGCGTTTGCCTACTTTATTTTATTTCCGTTCGTCATCAGCTTTATGACGAACCTTTCGAATAACCTTGAAATTGAACAGGTCATCGGGATCAATGAATTCTTTCAATTCCTATTCCAAATGACAATCCCCTTCGGATTCCTGTTCCAGCTGCCGGTTGTCATGCTATTTATCACAAGACTCGGCATCGTCACACCGATGTTTCTCGGAAAAATCCGTAAATACGCGTACTTCGTGCTGCTCGTCATTGCAGCCTTCATTACGCCGCCGGATATTTTCTCACATATGCTCGTGACCGTACCGTTATTGTTGCTGTATGAAATCAGCCTGTGGATTGCGAGAATCGGCTACAACAAAGCGCAAAAGGCAGAAGCCATCCAGCGCGAAATAGAAGAACAAGAACGCCGCGAGCGGATTGACAAAGAGCTTGCAGCGCGTGAAAACAGCGGGGAATGA
- a CDS encoding YdiK family protein: MRSPLGHGVFYLILGFFFVFFAINSVNENGWGVWAYIFVAFATYDIGAGIRLIGLHLKIKKHMNEKK, translated from the coding sequence ATGAGGTCTCCTCTTGGACACGGAGTCTTTTATCTGATCCTCGGATTCTTCTTCGTTTTCTTCGCCATCAACAGCGTAAACGAAAACGGCTGGGGCGTCTGGGCATACATCTTCGTCGCCTTTGCCACCTATGACATCGGCGCCGGAATCCGCCTGATCGGACTCCACCTGAAAATCAAAAAGCATATGAATGAAAAAAAGTAG
- a CDS encoding CPBP family intramembrane glutamic endopeptidase, with the protein MNRTFLIILITYVAMQLSSFVVVPVALLVGRSVSSAEPTVLLNLVSGYWIFLSFMIGLLVILFVLNRNKGVLDLPGEKAGPAMIAIWSFIGIFLAFFSQMIAVGIEYLIGIEPGSDNTAQLIDLLSYVPLAAVAIAIFGPILEEIVFRGVIFGWFYRKYNFFISGLISALIFAVIHFDFTHILIYAAMGYAFAFLYAFTKKIIVPIIAHMAINTFVVMTQFFFADEIQRIVELNEAFALVWRAVLGGIL; encoded by the coding sequence GTGAATCGCACCTTTTTGATCATTTTAATTACGTATGTTGCGATGCAGCTGTCATCGTTTGTGGTGGTTCCGGTTGCGCTTCTCGTCGGGCGTTCAGTCAGCAGCGCGGAGCCGACCGTTTTGCTGAACCTTGTGTCAGGCTACTGGATTTTCCTCAGCTTCATGATTGGGCTGCTTGTGATTCTGTTTGTGCTGAACCGCAATAAAGGCGTGCTGGATCTGCCGGGCGAAAAAGCAGGTCCTGCGATGATTGCGATCTGGTCGTTCATCGGGATCTTCCTGGCCTTCTTCAGCCAGATGATCGCAGTAGGCATTGAGTATCTGATCGGGATTGAGCCGGGCTCTGATAATACAGCCCAGCTGATCGATCTGCTTTCTTATGTACCTCTTGCAGCCGTGGCGATTGCGATCTTCGGACCTATTCTTGAGGAAATCGTATTCCGCGGCGTCATCTTTGGATGGTTCTACCGCAAATACAACTTCTTCATATCAGGCTTGATCAGTGCACTGATCTTTGCGGTGATTCATTTTGACTTCACCCACATCCTAATCTATGCAGCAATGGGCTACGCATTTGCATTTTTGTATGCATTTACAAAAAAAATTATCGTGCCGATTATTGCGCATATGGCCATCAACACATTCGTCGTCATGACGCAGTTCTTCTTTGCCGATGAAATCCAGCGGATCGTGGAGCTGAATGAAGCATTTGCCTTAGTCTGGCGCGCTGTACTGGGAGGGATTTTATAA